In one Rattus rattus isolate New Zealand chromosome 16, Rrattus_CSIRO_v1, whole genome shotgun sequence genomic region, the following are encoded:
- the Plod3 gene encoding multifunctional procollagen lysine hydroxylase and glycosyltransferase LH3, which yields MAASGPEPRLLLLFLLLLPPLPPVTSASDRPRGANPVNPDKLLVITVATAETEGYRRFLQSAEFFNYTVRTLGLGQEWRGGDVARTVGGGQKVRWLKKEMEKYASQEDMIIMFVDSYDVILASSPTELLKKFVQSGSHLLFSAESFCWPDWGLAEQYPEVGVGKRFLNSGGFIGFAPTIHRIVRQWKYKDDDDDQLFYTKLYLDPGLREKLKLSLDHKSRIFQNLNGALDEVVLKFDQNRVRIRNVAYDTLPVVVHGNGPTKLQLNYLGNYVPNGWTPQGGCGFCNRNRRTLPGGQPPPRVLLAVFVEQPTPFLPRFLQRLLLLDYPPDRISLFLHNNEVYHEPHIADAWPQLQDHFSAVKLVGPEEALSSGEARDMAMDSCRQNPECEFYFSLDADAVLTNPETLRILIEQNRKVIAPMLSRHGKLWSNFWGALSPDEYYARSEDYVELVQRKRVGLWNVPYISQAYVIRGETLRTELPEKEVFSSSDTDPDMAFCRSVRDKGIFLHLSNQHEFGRLLSTSHYDTDHLHPDLWQIFDNPVDWREQYIHENYSRALDGEGLVEQPCPDVYWFPLLTEQMCDELVEEMEHYGQWSGGRHEDSRLAGGYENVPTVDIHMKQVGYEDQWLQLLRTYVGPMTEHLFPGYHTKTRAVMNFVVRYRPDEQPSLRPHHDSSTFTLNVALNHKGVDYEGGGCRFLRYDCRVSSPRKGWALLHPGRLTHYHEGLPTTRGTRYIMVSFVDP from the exons ATGGCAGCGTCAGGCCCGGAACCCCGGCTTTTGctcctgttcctgctgctgctgccgccgctgcccCCGGTAACTTCTGCCTCCGATCGACCCCGGGGCGCCAATCCTGTCAACCCTG ACAAACTGCTGGTGATCACCGTGGCTACGGCAGAGACAGAGGGGTACCGGCGTTTTCTGCAGTCTGCTGAGTTCTTTAACTACACTGTACGG ACCCTGGGACTGGGACAGGAGTGGCGAGGGGGTGATGTCGCCCGAACAGttggtggaggccagaaggtcaGGTGGCtcaagaaggaaatggagaaatatgCGAGTCAGGAGGACATGATCATCATGTTTGTGGACAG CTACGATGTGATTCTGGCGAGCAGCCCAACAGAGCTGCTGAAGAAGTTTGTTCAGAGTGGCAGTCATCTGCTGTTCTCCGCTGAGAGCTTCTGCTGGCCTGACTGGGGGCTGGCAGAGCAGTACCCTGAGGTGGGCGTGGGGAAGCGCTTCCTCAACTCTGGTG gattcaTTGGCTTCGCTCCCACCATCCATCGGATTGTCCGCCAGTGGAAGTACAAGGACGACGACGATGATCAGTTGTTCTATACGAAACTCTACCTGGACCCAGGGCTGCGG GAGAAACTCAAACTTAGCCTGGACCATAAATCTCGGATCTTCCAGAACCTCAATGGAGCCTTAG aTGAAGTGGTCTTAAAGTTCGACCAGAACCGTGTGCGCATCCGAAATGTGGCCTACGACACGCTTCCTGTTGTGGTCCATGGCAACGGTCCCACTAAG CTCCAGCTTAACTACCTGGGGAACTATGTCCCCAATGGCTGGACTCCCCAGGGAGGCTGTGGATTCTGCAACCGGAACCGGAGGACACTCCCGGGGGGGCAG CCTCCCCCCCGGGTGCTTCTGGCCGTGTTTGTGGAGCAGCCCACTCCCTTCCTACCTCGGTTCCTGCAGCGCCTACTGCTCCTGGATTACCCGCCGGACAGgatctctcttttccttcacaACAAC GAGGTGTACCACGAGCCTCACATTGCAGATGCCTGGCCACAGCTCCAGGACCACTTCTCAGCTGTAAAGCTGGTGGGGCCAGAGGAGGCCCTGAGCTCAGGGGAGGCCAGGGACATGGCCAT GGATAGCTGTCGGCAGAACCCCGAGTGTGAGTTCTACTTTAGCCTGGATGCCGATGCTGTCCTCACGAACCCGGAGACCTTGCGTATCTTGATTGAACAAAACAG GAAGGTAATAGCTCCCATGCTTTCTCGCCACGGCAAGCTCTGGTCCAACTTCTGGGGTGCCCTGAGCCCCGATGAGTACTATGCCCGCTCCGAAGACTACGTGGAATTGGTGCAGCGGAAGCGAGT GGGCTTGTGGAATGTACCCTACATATCCCAGGCATATGTGATCCGAGGAGAGACCCTGAGGACAGAGCTGCCCGAAAAGGAAGTATTCTCCAGCAGCGACACAGACCCAGATATGGCTTTCTGCAGGAGTGTCCGGGACAAG GGCATCTTCCTGCACCTCAGCAATCAGCACGAGTTTGGCCGGCTGCTGTCTACTTCCCACTATGACACGGACCACTTACACCCGGACCTCTGGCAGATCTTTGACAACCCTGTG GACTGGAGAGAACAGTACATCCATGAGAACTACAGCCGGGCcctggatggggaggggctggtgGAACAG CCATGCCCAGATGTGTACTGGTTCCCACTGCTGACCGAGCAGATGTGTGATGAGCTGGTGGAGGAAATGGAACACTATGGCCAGTGGTCTGGAGGCCGGCATGAG GATTCCAGGTTGGCTGGAGGTTATGAGAATGTTCCCACCGTGGACATCCACATGAAGCAGGTGGGGTACGAGGACCAGTGGCTTCAGCTGCTGAGGACATATGTGGGGCCCATGACGGAGCACCTGTTTCCTGGCTACCACACCAAG ACACGGGCAGTGATGAACTTTGTGGTCCGCTACCGGCCAGATGAGCAGCCCTCACTTCGGCCACACCATGACTCGTCCACCTTCACTCTCAACGTCGCCCTCAATCACAAGGGCGTGGATTATGAG